The Candidatus Poribacteria bacterium genomic sequence CTCTCAGTGTTAATGTCAACAAAATCGCAACACTACGAAACTCGCGCGGCGGCGATATTCCAGATGTCCTCACTGCAGTTGATACCTGTATCGCTGCAGGTGCACAGGGCATCACCGTGCACCCGCGTGAAGATGAACGCCATATCAGACCCGCAGATGTGCTGGACATCGCCGAACGATTAATAGAAATCAATACCCAAAAATCACCCACCATTGAATACAATATTGAAGGCGATCCGAGACCTGACCTTATCGATAGGGTCTTACGCACGAAACCAACCCAATGCACGCTTGTTCCGGTTGTAGCAGGCGAGATAACAAGCCACACCGTTTGGGATATCCGTAAAGATGGCGACACGTTGAAACCGATCATTGCAGCGTTGAAAAACGCCGACATTCGCGTGAGTCTGTTTAGCGGAACGGATGTCGAGCAGATAGCGATGACGCGTGATATTGGTGCCGACAGAATTGAACTCTATACCGCGCCTTACGCCATGGCAGAAACGGAGGCAGAGATTGAACGTGAGTTTGCGTTATTGGAAAAAGCAGCGGTGAAGGCGATGGATTTGGGACTTGGAATCAACGCGGGGCACGATCTGAATCTTGACAACCTACCGCTGATGCAGAAACTACCCGGACTGCTTGAAGTCTCTATTGGACACCATCTGATGGCGGATGCACTCTACATAGGATTGGAATCTGCGGTCAAAGCGTACCGACACGCACTGGGGCAGCAGGCGACATGACAGCATCCAAAACGTGCGCTGTCTTCGATTTGGACGGCACAATTATCCGTCTCTCATCAGAGCAGATTTTTCTGGCGTATCTGTTAAACCACGGCGAGATTCCGATACCGAATTTGCTCGCGTGGACTTCCAATTTTCTGAAGGTTAAGTCCCTACCAGTGGCGAAATCCAATAAAGTTTACCTTCGCGGTTTGGAACGGGATCATATCCATGAGATTGCCCACCGCTGTTTCATTAACAAACTGCGTGCAAGCATCGCGCCTCACATTGCTGAATTGATACATTTCCACCGCGCCGAAGGACGCACAGTCGTTCTCATGTCAGGTTCGTTGTCGTTTCTTGTTCAACCGTTTTATGAGCATTTCCAAACCGATATGATGGTCGCTCACGAGTTGGAGGTAGTTGACGGAAAGTTCACAGGACAACGTGTTGGGTTACACCCTTTCGCGGAAAACAAAGCGAAACTCGCCCAAAAACTCGCAACCGAACACGGGTTTGATTTGAGCCGCTCTTACGCCTACGGAAACCACCACACAGATGCCCATAAACTGGAATTGTTCGGGTATCCGGTTGCCGTTAATCCGGACCGGCAGCTTAGGCGCATCGCGACGGAAAAAAACTGGCAAATAGAACCGTAGTGGCAGCTAACTATCGGCTATCAGTCCAAGTCCGCTTGTAAGCCCGATTTATTATATGAATGGATTGTAGGTAGGAACCCTGTTTGCCCGATTTATAGGAAACTGACAACCGATAACCGACAA encodes the following:
- a CDS encoding HAD-IB family hydrolase, translated to MTASKTCAVFDLDGTIIRLSSEQIFLAYLLNHGEIPIPNLLAWTSNFLKVKSLPVAKSNKVYLRGLERDHIHEIAHRCFINKLRASIAPHIAELIHFHRAEGRTVVLMSGSLSFLVQPFYEHFQTDMMVAHELEVVDGKFTGQRVGLHPFAENKAKLAQKLATEHGFDLSRSYAYGNHHTDAHKLELFGYPVAVNPDRQLRRIATEKNWQIEP
- a CDS encoding pyridoxine 5'-phosphate synthase is translated as MISLSVNVNKIATLRNSRGGDIPDVLTAVDTCIAAGAQGITVHPREDERHIRPADVLDIAERLIEINTQKSPTIEYNIEGDPRPDLIDRVLRTKPTQCTLVPVVAGEITSHTVWDIRKDGDTLKPIIAALKNADIRVSLFSGTDVEQIAMTRDIGADRIELYTAPYAMAETEAEIEREFALLEKAAVKAMDLGLGINAGHDLNLDNLPLMQKLPGLLEVSIGHHLMADALYIGLESAVKAYRHALGQQAT